In Canis lupus baileyi chromosome 15, mCanLup2.hap1, whole genome shotgun sequence, one genomic interval encodes:
- the CHRNB3 gene encoding neuronal acetylcholine receptor subunit beta-3, whose amino-acid sequence MTTNVWLKQEWTDHKLRWNPDEYGGIHSIKVPSESLWLPDIVLFENADGRFEGSLMTKVIVRSNGSVIWTPPASYKSSCTMDVTFFPFDRQNCSMKFGSWTYDGTMVDLVLVNDNVDRNDFFDNGEWEILNAKGMKGNRRDGFYSYPFITYSLVLRRLPLFYTLFLIIPCLGLSFLTVLVFYLPSDEGEKLSLSTSVLVSLTVFLLVIEEIIPSSSKVIPLIGEYLLFIMVFVTLSIIVTVFVINVHHRSSSTYHPMAPWVKRLFLQKLPKVLCMKDHVDRYSFPDRDESQPVVKGKVPEKRKQRQVSDGETVLVAFLEKAADSIRYISRHVKKEHFINQVVQDWKFVAQVLDRIFLWLFLIVSVTGSVLIFTPALKLWLHSSH is encoded by the exons GAATGGACAGACCACAAATTACGCTGGAATCCTGATGAATATGGCGGGATTCATTCAATTAAAGTCCCATCAGAATCTCTCTGGCTTCCTGACATAGTTCTCTTTGAAAA TGCTGATGGACGTTTCGAAGGCTCGCTCATGACCAAAGTCATCGTGAGGTCGAACGGCTCGGTCATTTGGACCCCTCCCGCCAGTTACAAAAGCTCATGCACCATGGATGTCACGTTTTTCCCATTTGACCGGCAGAACTGCTCCATGAAGTTCGGGTCCTGGACTTATGATGGCACCATGGTTGACCTCGTTTTGGTCAATGACAATGTTGACAGGAATGACTTCTTTGATAACGGAGAGTGGGAAATACTCAACGCAAAGGGGATGAAGGGCAACAGGAGAGACGGCTTCTACTCCTACCCGTTCATCACCTACTCCTTGGTCCTGCGCCGCCTGCCCCTGTTCTATACCCTCTTCCTCATCATCCCCTGCCTGGGACTGTCCTTCCTGACAGTGCTCGTGTTCTACCTACCTTCCGATGAGGGCGAAAAGCTGTCCCTCTCCACCTCCGTGCTGGTTTCCCTGACAGTCTTTCTCTTAGTAATTGAGGAAATAATCCCCTCTTCCTCCAAAGTCATCCCCCTCATTGGGGAGTACCTGCTGTTCATTATGGTTTTCGTGACCCTGTCCATCATTGTCACTGTGTTCGTGATTAATGTTCACCACAGATCTTCCTCAACCTACCACCCCATGGCCCCCTGGGTGAAGAGACTGTTTCTGCAAAAACTTCCTAAAGTGCTTTGTATGAAGGACCATGTAGACCGCTACTCCTTTCCAGATAGAGATGAGAGTCAACCGGTGGTGAAAGGCAAAGTtccagaaaaaaggaaacaaaggcaggtTAGTGATGGAGAAACAGTCCTTGTTGCTTTCTTGGAAAAGGCAGCAGATTCCATCAGGTACATTTCGAGGCATGTGAAGAAAGAGCATTTCATCAACCAG GTGGTCCAAGACTGGAAATTCGTAGCCCAGGTTCTGGACCGCATTTTTCTGTGGCTCTTTCTGATAGTGTCAGTTACAGGCTCTGTTCTGATTTTTACTCCTGCTTTGAAGCTGTGGCTACATAGTTCTCACTAG
- the CHRNA6 gene encoding neuronal acetylcholine receptor subunit alpha-6 isoform X3 yields METNLWLRHIWNDYKLRWNPMEYDGIETLRVPADRIWKPDIVLYNNAVGDFQVEGKTKALLKYDGMIIWTPPAIFKSSCPMDITFFPFDHQNCSLKFGSWTYDKAEIDLLIIGSKVDMNDFWENSEWEIVDASGYKHDIKYNCCEEIYTDITYSFYIRRLPMFYTINLIIPCLFISFLTVLVFYLPSDCGEKVTLCISVLLSLTVFLLVITETIPSTSLVIPLVGEYLLFTMIFVTLSIAVTVFVLNIHYRTPATHTMPKWVKTVFLQLLPQILMMRRPLDKMRKTSSDKNSKGISSRPTKVNFDNYRETKLPKECCHCHKSSKLATSKRRLSHQSLQWMTENSEHWPDVEDVINSVQFIAENMKNQNETKEVEDDWKYVAMVVDRVFLWVFIFVCVFGTAGLFLQPLLGNTGKS; encoded by the exons ATGGAAACCAATCTGTGGCTACGTCAT ATCTGGAATGACTATAAATTGCGCTGGAACCCAATGGAATATGATGGCATTGAGACTCTTCGTGTTCCTGCGGATAGAATCTGGAAGCCTGACATTGTCCTCTACAACAA TGCTGTTGGTGACTTTCAAGTGGAAGGCAAGACAAAAGCTCTTCTTAAATATGATGGCATGATAATCTGGACTCCACCGGCTATTTTCAAGAGTTCCTGTCCTATGGATatcacttttttcccttttgatcaTCAAAATTGTTCCCTGAAATTTGGTTCTTGGACCTATGACAAAGCTGAAATTGATCTTCTAATCATTGGATCTAAAGTAGACATGAATGATTTTTGGGAAAACAGTGAATGGGAAATTGTTGATGCTTCTGGCTATAAACATGATATAAAATACAACTGTTGTGAGGAgatatacacagatataacctATTCTTTTTACATTAGAAGACTGCCAATGTTTTATACCATTAATCTCATCATCCCTTgtctctttatttcatttctaactGTGCTGGTCTTTTACCTTCCTTCTGATTGTGGTGAAAAGGTGACACTTTGTATTTCAGTTCTGCTTTCTCTGACTGTGTTTTTGCTGGTAATCACAGAAACCATCCCATCCACGTCTCTTGTGATCCCATTGGTGGGTGAGTACCTACTGTTCACCATGATTTTTGTCACCCTGTCCATTGCGGTGACTGTGTTTGTGTTGAACATACATTATCGCACCCCAGCAACACACACTATGCCCAAGTGGGTGAAGACGGTTTTCCTCCAGCTGTTACCCCAGATCCTGATGATGAGGAGGCCTCTGGACAAGATGAGGAAGACGAGTTCTGATAAAAACTCCAAAGGCATTTCCAGTAGGCCCACCAAAGTCAACTTTGATAATTACAGAGAGACAAAACTTCCTAAAGAATGCTGCCACTGTCATAAATCAAGTAAGCTTGCCACCAGCAAAAGAAGATTAAGTCATCAGTCTTTACAATGGATGACTGAAAATTCAGAGCACTGGCCTGATGTCGAAGATGTAATTAATAGTGTTCAATTCATAGCAGAAAACATGAAGaaccaaaatgaaacaaaggag GTTGAAGATGACTGGAAGTACGTAGCCATGGTGGTAGACAGAGTATTTCTTTGGGTGTTTATATTTGTCTGTGTGTTTGGAACTGCAGGGCTATTTCTACAACCACTGCTGGGGAACACAGGAAAGTCCTAA
- the CHRNA6 gene encoding neuronal acetylcholine receptor subunit alpha-6 isoform X2 encodes MSYYCAGMDPKSSAGCASEERLFHKLFSHYNQFIRPVENVSDPVTVHFEVAITQLANVDEVNQIMETNLWLRHIWNDYKLRWNPMEYDGIETLRVPADRIWKPDIVLYNNAVGDFQVEGKTKALLKYDGMIIWTPPAIFKSSCPMDITFFPFDHQNCSLKFGSWTYDKAEIDLLIIGSKVDMNDFWENSEWEIVDASGYKHDIKYNCCEEIYTDITYSFYIRRLPMFYTINLIIPCLFISFLTVLVFYLPSDCGEKVTLCISVLLSLTVFLLVITETIPSTSLVIPLVGEYLLFTMIFVTLSIAVTVFVLNIHYRTPATHTMPKWVKTVFLQLLPQILMMRRPLDKMRKTSSDKNSKGISSRPTKVNFDNYRETKLPKECCHCHKSSKLATSKRRLSHQSLQWMTENSEHWPDVEDVINSVQFIAENMKNQNETKEVEDDWKYVAMVVDRVFLWVFIFVCVFGTAGLFLQPLLGNTGKS; translated from the exons ATGTCATATTACTGTGCTGGAATGGATCCTAAGA GCTCTGCAGGCTGTGCATCTGAAGAGAGGCTCTTTCACAAACTGTTTTCTCATTATAACCAGTTCATCAGGCCTGTAGAAAATGTTTCTGATCCCGTCACAGTGCATTTTGAAGTGGCCATCACACAGCTGGCTAATGTG gaTGAAGTAAACCAGATCATGGAAACCAATCTGTGGCTACGTCAT ATCTGGAATGACTATAAATTGCGCTGGAACCCAATGGAATATGATGGCATTGAGACTCTTCGTGTTCCTGCGGATAGAATCTGGAAGCCTGACATTGTCCTCTACAACAA TGCTGTTGGTGACTTTCAAGTGGAAGGCAAGACAAAAGCTCTTCTTAAATATGATGGCATGATAATCTGGACTCCACCGGCTATTTTCAAGAGTTCCTGTCCTATGGATatcacttttttcccttttgatcaTCAAAATTGTTCCCTGAAATTTGGTTCTTGGACCTATGACAAAGCTGAAATTGATCTTCTAATCATTGGATCTAAAGTAGACATGAATGATTTTTGGGAAAACAGTGAATGGGAAATTGTTGATGCTTCTGGCTATAAACATGATATAAAATACAACTGTTGTGAGGAgatatacacagatataacctATTCTTTTTACATTAGAAGACTGCCAATGTTTTATACCATTAATCTCATCATCCCTTgtctctttatttcatttctaactGTGCTGGTCTTTTACCTTCCTTCTGATTGTGGTGAAAAGGTGACACTTTGTATTTCAGTTCTGCTTTCTCTGACTGTGTTTTTGCTGGTAATCACAGAAACCATCCCATCCACGTCTCTTGTGATCCCATTGGTGGGTGAGTACCTACTGTTCACCATGATTTTTGTCACCCTGTCCATTGCGGTGACTGTGTTTGTGTTGAACATACATTATCGCACCCCAGCAACACACACTATGCCCAAGTGGGTGAAGACGGTTTTCCTCCAGCTGTTACCCCAGATCCTGATGATGAGGAGGCCTCTGGACAAGATGAGGAAGACGAGTTCTGATAAAAACTCCAAAGGCATTTCCAGTAGGCCCACCAAAGTCAACTTTGATAATTACAGAGAGACAAAACTTCCTAAAGAATGCTGCCACTGTCATAAATCAAGTAAGCTTGCCACCAGCAAAAGAAGATTAAGTCATCAGTCTTTACAATGGATGACTGAAAATTCAGAGCACTGGCCTGATGTCGAAGATGTAATTAATAGTGTTCAATTCATAGCAGAAAACATGAAGaaccaaaatgaaacaaaggag GTTGAAGATGACTGGAAGTACGTAGCCATGGTGGTAGACAGAGTATTTCTTTGGGTGTTTATATTTGTCTGTGTGTTTGGAACTGCAGGGCTATTTCTACAACCACTGCTGGGGAACACAGGAAAGTCCTAA
- the CHRNA6 gene encoding neuronal acetylcholine receptor subunit alpha-6 isoform X1, with amino-acid sequence MLTSKGQGFLHFGLCLCSCIFIPCLKGSAGCASEERLFHKLFSHYNQFIRPVENVSDPVTVHFEVAITQLANVDEVNQIMETNLWLRHIWNDYKLRWNPMEYDGIETLRVPADRIWKPDIVLYNNAVGDFQVEGKTKALLKYDGMIIWTPPAIFKSSCPMDITFFPFDHQNCSLKFGSWTYDKAEIDLLIIGSKVDMNDFWENSEWEIVDASGYKHDIKYNCCEEIYTDITYSFYIRRLPMFYTINLIIPCLFISFLTVLVFYLPSDCGEKVTLCISVLLSLTVFLLVITETIPSTSLVIPLVGEYLLFTMIFVTLSIAVTVFVLNIHYRTPATHTMPKWVKTVFLQLLPQILMMRRPLDKMRKTSSDKNSKGISSRPTKVNFDNYRETKLPKECCHCHKSSKLATSKRRLSHQSLQWMTENSEHWPDVEDVINSVQFIAENMKNQNETKEVEDDWKYVAMVVDRVFLWVFIFVCVFGTAGLFLQPLLGNTGKS; translated from the exons ATGCTGACCAGCAAGGGCCAGGGATTCCTTCACTTTGGTCTGTGCCTCTGCTCCTGTATATTCATTCCTTGCTTGAAAG GCTCTGCAGGCTGTGCATCTGAAGAGAGGCTCTTTCACAAACTGTTTTCTCATTATAACCAGTTCATCAGGCCTGTAGAAAATGTTTCTGATCCCGTCACAGTGCATTTTGAAGTGGCCATCACACAGCTGGCTAATGTG gaTGAAGTAAACCAGATCATGGAAACCAATCTGTGGCTACGTCAT ATCTGGAATGACTATAAATTGCGCTGGAACCCAATGGAATATGATGGCATTGAGACTCTTCGTGTTCCTGCGGATAGAATCTGGAAGCCTGACATTGTCCTCTACAACAA TGCTGTTGGTGACTTTCAAGTGGAAGGCAAGACAAAAGCTCTTCTTAAATATGATGGCATGATAATCTGGACTCCACCGGCTATTTTCAAGAGTTCCTGTCCTATGGATatcacttttttcccttttgatcaTCAAAATTGTTCCCTGAAATTTGGTTCTTGGACCTATGACAAAGCTGAAATTGATCTTCTAATCATTGGATCTAAAGTAGACATGAATGATTTTTGGGAAAACAGTGAATGGGAAATTGTTGATGCTTCTGGCTATAAACATGATATAAAATACAACTGTTGTGAGGAgatatacacagatataacctATTCTTTTTACATTAGAAGACTGCCAATGTTTTATACCATTAATCTCATCATCCCTTgtctctttatttcatttctaactGTGCTGGTCTTTTACCTTCCTTCTGATTGTGGTGAAAAGGTGACACTTTGTATTTCAGTTCTGCTTTCTCTGACTGTGTTTTTGCTGGTAATCACAGAAACCATCCCATCCACGTCTCTTGTGATCCCATTGGTGGGTGAGTACCTACTGTTCACCATGATTTTTGTCACCCTGTCCATTGCGGTGACTGTGTTTGTGTTGAACATACATTATCGCACCCCAGCAACACACACTATGCCCAAGTGGGTGAAGACGGTTTTCCTCCAGCTGTTACCCCAGATCCTGATGATGAGGAGGCCTCTGGACAAGATGAGGAAGACGAGTTCTGATAAAAACTCCAAAGGCATTTCCAGTAGGCCCACCAAAGTCAACTTTGATAATTACAGAGAGACAAAACTTCCTAAAGAATGCTGCCACTGTCATAAATCAAGTAAGCTTGCCACCAGCAAAAGAAGATTAAGTCATCAGTCTTTACAATGGATGACTGAAAATTCAGAGCACTGGCCTGATGTCGAAGATGTAATTAATAGTGTTCAATTCATAGCAGAAAACATGAAGaaccaaaatgaaacaaaggag GTTGAAGATGACTGGAAGTACGTAGCCATGGTGGTAGACAGAGTATTTCTTTGGGTGTTTATATTTGTCTGTGTGTTTGGAACTGCAGGGCTATTTCTACAACCACTGCTGGGGAACACAGGAAAGTCCTAA